Proteins from a single region of Terriglobales bacterium:
- a CDS encoding molybdopterin dinucleotide binding domain-containing protein: KLYFSTRRGKQFNSMTYGPRDPLTGARRRDDVFLNVEDARRLGLKHGDAVVVRSALGELRGHVHPADICPGNVQAYWPEGNVLIERRYDPVSSAPDYNVVVEIAKDGA; encoded by the coding sequence GAAGCTCTACTTCTCCACGCGCCGCGGCAAGCAGTTCAACTCCATGACCTATGGTCCCCGCGATCCCCTGACCGGCGCGCGCCGCCGCGACGACGTCTTCCTGAATGTGGAGGACGCCCGCCGCCTAGGGCTGAAGCACGGTGATGCGGTGGTGGTGCGCTCGGCGCTGGGCGAGCTCCGCGGCCACGTCCACCCGGCCGACATCTGTCCGGGCAACGTGCAGGCCTATTGGCCCGAGGGCAACGTGCTCATCGAGCGGCGCTACGACCCGGTCAGTTCTGCGCCGGACTACAACGTCGTGGTGGAGATCGCCAAGGACGGGGCTTGA